Proteins found in one Candidatus Nitrosopelagicus brevis genomic segment:
- a CDS encoding cobalt-precorrin 5A hydrolase produces MKKIAVLAITKNGIEIGLKLKGYFSDFEIFAPIKFSDNNEKIQWYDESTTQKIVNLFKENDGIICLFSLGAVIRLLAPHIKDKKTDPAVIVIDDNANFVISVLSGHLGGANELSNEIAEKMGATSVITTAADVNKTIAVDLVGKEFGWKIHDDSNVTRISAFMVNKEQIGVFQNAGQKEWWKGKMPENITFFSNVLDLKNSDSKGYLIITNDEIKDEDVLKNSVVYRVPDLVIGIGLHWDTPKETILNGVNETLEKYGLKQNKIARFVSIKKDKDVIGLIELGKEMNIPVEYIDREELATISAPNPSKTVQAFEGTASVSEAAAIKSSQGELIVEKQKFPPNLTVAIARIIK; encoded by the coding sequence ATGAAGAAAATAGCTGTTTTAGCAATCACAAAAAATGGAATAGAAATAGGTTTAAAATTAAAAGGATATTTTTCAGATTTTGAGATATTTGCACCAATAAAATTTTCAGATAATAATGAAAAAATTCAATGGTATGATGAATCAACTACCCAAAAAATTGTCAATTTGTTCAAAGAAAATGATGGAATAATTTGTTTATTTTCTTTAGGCGCAGTAATCAGATTACTTGCACCCCATATCAAAGATAAGAAAACAGATCCTGCAGTAATTGTAATTGATGATAATGCAAATTTTGTCATCAGTGTGTTGTCAGGACATTTAGGAGGTGCAAATGAGCTTTCAAATGAGATTGCTGAAAAAATGGGAGCTACTTCGGTAATAACAACAGCAGCAGATGTTAACAAAACTATAGCTGTTGACCTTGTTGGAAAAGAATTTGGTTGGAAGATTCATGATGATAGTAATGTAACTAGAATTAGTGCATTTATGGTCAATAAAGAACAGATTGGAGTTTTTCAAAATGCAGGGCAAAAAGAATGGTGGAAAGGAAAGATGCCAGAAAACATTACATTTTTTTCAAATGTACTAGATTTGAAGAATTCAGATTCAAAAGGATATTTGATCATTACAAACGATGAAATAAAAGATGAAGACGTGTTAAAAAATTCTGTCGTGTATAGAGTTCCAGATTTAGTAATAGGAATAGGATTGCATTGGGATACACCTAAAGAAACTATTTTGAATGGAGTAAATGAAACATTGGAAAAATATGGATTAAAACAAAATAAAATAGCTAGGTTTGTATCTATTAAAAAAGACAAAGATGTCATAGGATTAATTGAATTGGGAAAAGAGATGAACATACCAGTAGAATACATAGATAGAGAAGAATTAGCAACAATTAGTGCACCAAATCCTTCAAAAACAGTTCAAGCATTTGAAGGAACAGCAAGTGTGTCTGAAGCTGCTGCAATAAAATCATCACAAGGTGAATTGATAGTTGAAAAACAAAAATTCCCTCCTAATCTTACAGTAGCCATAGCGAGGATAATAAAATGA
- a CDS encoding HD domain-containing protein gives MSNIANARSFAKRKHAGQLRKNGKTTTFSHLKDVVKNLKKMKVTNVDIICAGWLHDTIEDTDTDFDAIKDRFGKNVAEIVVSVTKDNRLPKKQREIKYAKDLKSSNSKAKLVKIADILANVNDAPNAGKNARWEKQQFVKKSKYWSYVSKVKSGKLAELTWAKNEWKRLQKKYSN, from the coding sequence GTGTCAAATATCGCCAATGCAAGAAGTTTTGCCAAGAGAAAACATGCAGGCCAATTAAGAAAAAATGGTAAAACAACAACATTTTCTCATCTCAAAGATGTAGTAAAAAATTTGAAAAAGATGAAAGTAACAAATGTAGATATTATTTGTGCTGGATGGTTACATGATACAATAGAAGACACCGATACAGATTTTGATGCTATAAAAGACAGATTTGGTAAAAATGTGGCAGAGATTGTAGTATCAGTTACAAAAGATAATCGTTTACCAAAAAAACAAAGAGAAATAAAATATGCAAAGGATTTGAAATCATCTAATTCTAAAGCAAAGCTTGTAAAAATTGCAGATATTTTAGCAAATGTGAATGATGCACCAAATGCTGGAAAAAATGCAAGATGGGAAAAACAACAGTTTGTAAAAAAATCAAAGTATTGGAGTTATGTTTCAAAAGTTAAGTCAGGTAAACTTGCAGAATTAACGTGGGCAAAAAATGAATGGAAAAGATTACAAAAAAAATATTCAAACTAA
- a CDS encoding cobalt-precorrin-5B (C(1))-methyltransferase codes for MDTNTENKKKLRTGFTTGSCATASSKAGVLSIINQKEIEKIDIILPKRTRLDIQINSCQFTKNSAKCSVIKDGGDDPDVTHGAEIFVDVELTDKIGEIEIDGGEGVGRVTKPGLGLEIGSAAINPTPKKMILENVKEVGNELLEKNGIKVTVSVPKGKELGTKTDNPRIGIMGGISILGTSGIVIPYSTASFAAAIRQQIAVVSSMNDDYVVLTTGGRSEDFAREIIELPDHSFIQMGDFSGYTIKQCARKELKKAYVAGFIGKLAKMAAGVKQTHVKGGKVDMRFLSELAKRCNAKSETISKILGANTARNVQEIIMEDKVDGFFDQITNETCKQMMQHSEGKIPVEVILFDFDGKVLSRTKMDIETL; via the coding sequence GTGGATACAAATACTGAAAATAAAAAAAAATTACGTACAGGATTTACAACGGGAAGTTGTGCTACAGCATCGTCAAAGGCAGGAGTTTTATCAATAATTAATCAAAAGGAAATTGAAAAAATAGATATCATATTGCCAAAACGTACAAGATTAGATATTCAAATTAACTCATGCCAATTTACAAAAAATTCAGCAAAATGTTCTGTAATAAAAGATGGTGGAGATGATCCGGATGTTACACATGGTGCAGAAATTTTTGTAGATGTAGAATTAACAGATAAAATTGGTGAGATAGAAATTGATGGAGGAGAGGGTGTCGGACGAGTTACCAAACCAGGATTAGGATTGGAAATAGGTAGTGCTGCAATAAATCCTACGCCAAAAAAAATGATTTTAGAAAATGTAAAAGAAGTTGGTAATGAACTACTTGAAAAAAATGGAATTAAGGTTACAGTTTCAGTACCTAAAGGAAAAGAACTTGGAACAAAAACTGATAATCCAAGAATTGGAATAATGGGGGGAATTTCTATTCTAGGAACAAGTGGAATTGTAATTCCATATTCAACTGCATCGTTTGCCGCTGCAATACGACAACAGATTGCGGTTGTAAGTTCTATGAATGATGACTATGTTGTTTTAACAACTGGAGGAAGAAGTGAAGACTTTGCAAGAGAGATTATAGAATTACCAGATCATTCATTTATTCAAATGGGAGATTTTTCAGGTTATACAATTAAACAATGTGCAAGAAAAGAATTGAAAAAAGCATATGTTGCAGGATTTATTGGTAAATTAGCAAAAATGGCAGCAGGTGTGAAACAGACTCACGTAAAAGGTGGTAAAGTAGACATGAGATTTCTTTCTGAACTTGCAAAAAGATGTAATGCAAAATCAGAGACTATTAGTAAAATTCTAGGTGCAAATACTGCTAGGAATGTTCAAGAGATCATTATGGAAGACAAAGTAGATGGATTTTTTGATCAAATTACAAATGAAACATGTAAACAAATGATGCAACATTCAGAAGGAAAGATTCCAGTTGAAGTAATATTATTTGATTTTGATGGTAAAGTGTTATCCAGAACAAAAATGGATATAGAGACACTTTAG
- a CDS encoding precorrin-8X methylmutase encodes MQTRKGQEIEDESMQIIESEIGSHTFNEMEWPIVRRIIHSTADFDFARENKLLFHKDAISNGINALKNGCSIVTDVNGVIGLMNKQNPKDFGNNLICNISDPSLMESAKKAGKTRAQMSMRVAEKEIDGGVVVVGNAPTALLEVMEMVREGLVKPALVVGIPVGFVSAVESKDELSKTDIPFITNIGRKGGSPCASAIINALYKLLRQGIN; translated from the coding sequence ATGCAAACTAGGAAAGGACAAGAGATAGAAGATGAAAGTATGCAGATCATTGAAAGTGAAATTGGTTCACATACATTTAACGAGATGGAATGGCCAATTGTTAGAAGAATAATTCATTCAACTGCAGATTTTGATTTTGCCCGAGAAAATAAATTACTATTTCATAAGGATGCAATTTCAAATGGAATTAATGCACTGAAAAATGGATGCAGTATTGTTACAGATGTAAATGGAGTTATCGGATTAATGAATAAACAAAATCCAAAAGATTTTGGAAATAACTTGATTTGTAATATTTCAGATCCATCCTTAATGGAATCTGCAAAAAAAGCAGGAAAAACAAGAGCACAAATGTCTATGAGAGTAGCTGAAAAAGAAATTGATGGAGGAGTTGTTGTTGTAGGTAATGCGCCAACTGCACTTTTAGAAGTAATGGAAATGGTTAGAGAAGGATTAGTAAAACCAGCACTAGTAGTAGGCATACCAGTAGGTTTTGTTTCTGCAGTTGAATCAAAAGATGAATTATCCAAAACTGATATTCCATTTATTACAAATATTGGTCGTAAAGGAGGCAGTCCTTGTGCATCTGCAATAATTAATGCATTATACAAATTGTTAAGACAAGGAATTAACTAA
- a CDS encoding RNA-protein complex protein Nop10, whose product MRFQLRKCTECGEYTLKETCKKCDKSTKSVHPAKFSPDDRYLRYRIAEKE is encoded by the coding sequence ATGCGTTTTCAATTAAGAAAATGTACTGAATGTGGAGAATATACATTAAAAGAAACTTGTAAAAAATGTGATAAATCTACAAAAAGTGTACATCCTGCAAAATTTTCTCCAGATGATAGATATCTAAGATACAGAATTGCAGAAAAAGAATAA
- a CDS encoding cobyrinate a,c-diamide synthase, whose amino-acid sequence MRVPRLVIAGSTSGVGKTSITSAIIYGLKKRGFSVQPFKVGPDYIDPSYLSSISKTETKNLDVWLMGQQELIQSFTRNSSSDISIIEGVMGYYDGFGGNSNLASTHHVATLLKSPVILILDASKTSRSIAATALGFTKFHKNSRISGIILNKIGSKKHENLCRSALASLKIPIIGVIPKNPSVNLESRHLGLIPVREQKQLHNKIKQLSKEISDYLDFDLIEKICKATSSLEKIKPVKPKKPKISIAIALDNSFNFYYHDNIEALRREGAKIKFFSPISDKKIPNCDLIYLGGGFPEILASSLEKNSSMKKSIKNNAEDGTPIYAECGGLMYLTNSITYGHKKSKMVGLFDVDTMMTKKMTLNYTEGKINSNCLISKPRNFRAHEFHYSKIINVPKDSKFLYDLKIGEGISSHKDALTEYNTVASYCHLYFDSAKFASNLIKNTFEI is encoded by the coding sequence TTGAGAGTTCCAAGATTAGTAATTGCAGGTTCCACTAGTGGTGTTGGGAAAACATCGATTACAAGTGCAATCATTTACGGTTTAAAAAAAAGAGGTTTTTCAGTACAACCATTCAAAGTTGGTCCAGATTACATTGATCCAAGTTACTTGAGTTCTATTTCAAAAACTGAAACTAAAAATTTGGATGTCTGGTTAATGGGACAACAAGAATTAATTCAAAGCTTTACAAGAAATTCTAGCTCTGATATTTCAATTATTGAAGGTGTAATGGGTTATTACGATGGTTTTGGTGGAAACTCAAATCTTGCAAGTACTCATCATGTTGCAACATTATTGAAATCTCCTGTAATCTTAATTCTTGATGCAAGTAAAACATCTCGTTCAATTGCCGCAACTGCATTAGGATTTACTAAATTTCATAAAAATTCAAGAATTTCAGGAATTATTTTAAATAAAATTGGAAGTAAAAAGCACGAAAATTTGTGTCGAAGTGCACTTGCTAGTCTAAAAATCCCAATAATTGGTGTCATACCAAAAAATCCATCAGTTAATTTGGAATCAAGACATTTAGGGTTAATTCCTGTAAGAGAACAAAAACAACTTCATAATAAAATTAAACAACTTTCAAAAGAAATTTCTGATTATCTTGACTTTGATCTAATTGAAAAAATTTGTAAAGCAACATCTTCTTTAGAAAAAATTAAACCTGTTAAACCAAAAAAACCAAAAATTTCTATTGCTATTGCTCTTGATAACTCATTTAATTTCTATTATCATGATAATATTGAAGCCTTAAGACGTGAAGGTGCAAAAATAAAATTTTTCAGTCCAATTAGTGATAAGAAAATACCAAATTGTGATTTGATTTATCTTGGAGGCGGGTTTCCTGAAATTTTAGCATCATCTTTAGAAAAGAACTCATCGATGAAGAAATCTATCAAAAATAATGCTGAAGATGGAACGCCAATTTATGCTGAATGTGGAGGTCTCATGTATCTAACAAATTCTATTACGTATGGACATAAAAAATCAAAAATGGTGGGATTGTTTGATGTAGATACTATGATGACAAAAAAAATGACATTGAATTATACTGAAGGAAAAATTAATTCAAATTGTTTAATATCTAAACCCCGTAACTTTCGTGCGCATGAATTTCATTACTCAAAAATAATTAATGTACCAAAAGACTCAAAATTTCTTTATGATCTAAAAATTGGTGAGGGTATATCTTCACATAAGGATGCATTAACTGAATATAATACTGTGGCATCATACTGTCATCTTTATTTTGATAGTGCAAAATTTGCTTCAAATTTAATTAAAAATACTTTTGAGATTTAG
- a CDS encoding aldo/keto reductase translates to MSEIETIQLAPDFSICRILNGMWQVAGGHGEIDHDSAISQMLEYNENGFNTWDMADIYGPAESFYGDFRNEIENKKGKNELEKIQGFTKFVPNPGPMTRSIVEHYIDQSMRKMNVDVIDVIQFHWWDYNDANYIDALHQLTKLRDDGKISHLALTNFDTERIQIMVDNGIQLISNQVQYSIIDQRPNVKMASFCKNHNMKILAYGTLLGGLLTEKYLGGPKPTQTDLDTYSLQKYMNMIDAWGGWGLFQELLVVLDEIAKKHNVQIPNVATRFVLDRPAVAGTIIGSRLGLSDHIEQNSKTFSLQLQNDDYEKIKSVTSKANDLFESIGDCGGEYR, encoded by the coding sequence ATGTCTGAAATAGAAACAATTCAACTGGCACCAGATTTTTCAATATGCAGAATTTTAAATGGAATGTGGCAGGTAGCTGGCGGACATGGGGAAATTGATCATGATTCAGCTATATCACAAATGTTAGAATATAATGAAAATGGATTCAACACTTGGGACATGGCAGACATCTATGGACCAGCTGAATCATTTTACGGAGATTTTAGAAATGAAATAGAAAATAAGAAAGGAAAAAATGAACTAGAAAAAATTCAAGGCTTTACAAAATTTGTTCCTAACCCTGGACCTATGACTCGATCAATCGTTGAACATTACATAGATCAATCAATGAGAAAAATGAATGTAGATGTAATTGATGTAATTCAATTTCATTGGTGGGATTATAATGATGCAAACTATATTGATGCATTACATCAATTAACAAAACTTCGTGATGATGGTAAGATTTCCCATCTTGCATTAACTAATTTTGATACAGAAAGAATACAGATAATGGTTGACAATGGAATACAATTAATCTCAAATCAGGTTCAATATTCAATAATTGATCAACGTCCTAATGTCAAAATGGCATCATTTTGTAAAAATCATAATATGAAAATTTTAGCATATGGAACTTTGCTTGGTGGATTACTTACTGAAAAATATCTTGGGGGTCCAAAACCAACACAGACAGATCTTGATACGTACAGTCTTCAAAAGTATATGAACATGATTGATGCATGGGGAGGTTGGGGATTATTCCAAGAATTACTTGTTGTCTTAGACGAGATTGCAAAAAAGCATAATGTACAAATTCCTAATGTTGCAACACGTTTTGTTTTAGATAGACCTGCAGTTGCAGGCACAATAATTGGTTCTAGATTAGGGTTATCTGATCATATTGAACAAAATTCTAAAACATTTTCACTACAATTACAAAATGATGACTATGAAAAGATAAAGTCTGTCACATCAAAGGCAAATGATCTTTTTGAATCAATTGGTGATTGTGGTGGAGAATATAGATAA
- a CDS encoding sirohydrochlorin chelatase codes for MKRGLMIIDRGSREREAGEELEMICEKVKEKGNYDFTEFCFLEVVPPFIEDGMDTCLKKDVEQMTIVPYFLYPGRKVKIAVADAMKYQKDTKIKFLVTKPMTMHKKLVELVDNRVTTTLKENSIDTPKENVDVLIIGHGSKDPNSGISIDYVVDELKPSYRNVSRCYLEIEGPTIEEGIQACKKNNPEVLIIVFYFLHEGAHVKIDVNNDLLPALDNANLNKVFVTKHLGTDEKMIDLILERAREVENAN; via the coding sequence ATGAAAAGAGGATTAATGATAATCGATAGAGGAAGTAGAGAAAGAGAAGCTGGAGAAGAGCTCGAAATGATTTGTGAAAAAGTAAAAGAAAAAGGAAATTATGATTTTACAGAATTTTGCTTTTTAGAAGTTGTTCCTCCATTCATTGAAGATGGAATGGATACGTGTTTAAAAAAAGACGTGGAACAAATGACAATTGTTCCATATTTCCTGTATCCAGGAAGAAAAGTGAAAATTGCAGTAGCAGATGCAATGAAATATCAAAAAGATACAAAGATCAAATTTCTAGTTACAAAACCAATGACTATGCATAAAAAATTAGTAGAATTAGTCGATAATAGAGTAACTACCACATTAAAAGAGAATTCAATTGACACACCAAAAGAAAACGTGGATGTTCTAATTATTGGACATGGAAGTAAAGATCCAAATTCAGGAATATCAATTGATTATGTCGTAGATGAGCTAAAGCCATCTTATAGAAATGTGAGTAGGTGTTATTTGGAAATTGAAGGACCTACAATAGAAGAAGGAATACAAGCATGTAAAAAAAATAATCCAGAAGTTTTGATTATTGTTTTTTACTTTTTACACGAAGGTGCCCATGTGAAAATAGATGTTAACAATGATCTTTTACCAGCTTTAGATAATGCAAATTTAAACAAAGTATTTGTTACTAAACACTTGGGTACAGATGAGAAGATGATTGATTTAATTTTAGAAAGAGCAAGAGAGGTAGAAAATGCAAACTAG
- a CDS encoding translation initiation factor IF-2 subunit alpha, which translates to MVSDTQELPETGEIVIATVTKISDHGAYVTLDEYNKIQGFLHVSEIAPGWVRKVNKYVREGEKKVLLVKKVERGRKEIDLSLKQISKDQRKKKLLDVKRFEKEQGILKNIQEKSKLTTKQIEDLEDKFLSKYDSVYDAMLNIAIKGSGEIEDLKLQKKVITTIEDICSKMKLPSVELRGILEISNNQSNGVELIQKTLKDAENTEDAKIEITYLGAPKYRLSLVSQDFKTAEKSLKPILEKIEKNVKKQSGVYNFTREESIKTGEG; encoded by the coding sequence ATGGTATCAGACACACAAGAATTACCAGAAACTGGTGAGATTGTAATTGCAACAGTAACAAAAATTAGTGATCATGGTGCATATGTTACACTAGATGAATATAACAAAATTCAGGGATTTCTACATGTTTCAGAAATTGCTCCAGGATGGGTACGTAAAGTAAACAAGTATGTCAGAGAAGGAGAGAAGAAAGTATTACTAGTAAAAAAAGTTGAACGCGGTAGAAAAGAAATTGATTTATCATTAAAACAAATTTCAAAGGATCAAAGAAAAAAGAAACTTCTGGATGTTAAGAGATTTGAAAAAGAACAAGGAATTTTAAAGAACATTCAAGAAAAATCAAAACTTACTACAAAACAGATAGAAGATTTAGAGGATAAATTTTTGTCAAAATATGATTCAGTTTATGATGCAATGTTGAATATCGCCATAAAAGGAAGTGGTGAGATAGAAGATTTGAAATTACAAAAGAAGGTCATAACAACTATTGAAGATATTTGTTCAAAAATGAAACTTCCATCAGTTGAATTAAGAGGTATTTTAGAAATTTCAAATAATCAATCCAACGGAGTTGAACTAATACAAAAAACACTAAAAGATGCAGAAAATACTGAAGATGCAAAAATAGAGATAACATATTTGGGTGCACCAAAATATAGACTAAGTTTAGTTTCTCAAGATTTTAAAACTGCTGAGAAATCTCTAAAACCAATTTTAGAGAAAATTGAAAAGAATGTGAAAAAACAAAGTGGAGTTTATAATTTTACAAGAGAAGAATCAATAAAAACTGGTGAAGGATAA
- a CDS encoding thermonuclease family protein — translation MGNLLKAMSMMLISVIGIGIVAYSISITPPDTSVDCEEQICTTGIIAQVVDGDTVKFLSDEGQEIRIRLALVNAPELTEPGGDESKLFVESQCSAGSESVFILDRGQKPSFGREVGLVFCSETSLNELLVENNHGELDPRFCDRSEFGGLDWALKYGCE, via the coding sequence ATGGGTAATCTGTTAAAGGCAATGTCGATGATGCTTATCTCTGTAATCGGTATTGGTATTGTTGCATACTCCATCTCTATCACTCCTCCTGATACCTCAGTAGATTGTGAAGAACAAATCTGTACCACCGGAATTATTGCTCAGGTAGTTGATGGTGATACTGTAAAATTCCTCTCAGACGAAGGTCAAGAAATTAGAATTAGACTTGCACTTGTAAATGCACCAGAACTCACAGAGCCTGGTGGTGATGAATCAAAATTATTTGTAGAATCACAATGTTCTGCAGGAAGTGAATCTGTTTTCATTTTAGATAGAGGACAAAAACCCTCCTTTGGAAGAGAAGTTGGTCTTGTATTTTGTAGTGAAACATCACTTAATGAATTACTTGTAGAAAATAATCACGGTGAACTTGATCCACGATTTTGTGATAGAAGTGAATTTGGTGGATTAGATTGGGCCTTAAAGTACGGCTGTGAATAA
- the cobO gene encoding cob(I)yrinic acid a,c-diamide adenosyltransferase: protein MSEKGLVIVYTGNGKGKTTAALGMALRAIGYDHKVCMLQFIKGSWHYGEMDSSKKLEPNFELIAVGKGFVGILDDNSPREEHEKYAAEAVRICREKIFSEKYDVIILDEVNYAITLGLIDVQEIIKIIKEKPSDLDLVLTGRDVKEEIVELADLVTEMKEIKHPFKSGIKAKKGIDF from the coding sequence ATGAGTGAAAAAGGATTAGTAATTGTTTACACAGGAAATGGAAAAGGCAAAACTACCGCAGCATTAGGTATGGCATTAAGAGCAATTGGGTATGACCACAAAGTATGCATGTTACAATTCATCAAAGGATCTTGGCATTATGGAGAAATGGATTCTTCAAAGAAATTAGAACCAAATTTTGAATTAATTGCAGTAGGAAAAGGATTCGTTGGAATATTAGATGATAATAGTCCGAGAGAAGAACATGAAAAATATGCTGCAGAAGCAGTAAGAATTTGTAGAGAAAAAATTTTTTCAGAGAAATATGATGTGATTATACTTGATGAGGTAAATTATGCAATAACTTTGGGCTTGATAGATGTACAAGAAATAATTAAAATAATTAAAGAGAAACCTTCTGATCTTGATCTTGTATTAACAGGAAGAGACGTGAAAGAAGAAATTGTTGAGTTAGCAGATTTAGTTACAGAGATGAAGGAGATTAAACATCCATTCAAATCAGGAATAAAGGCAAAGAAAGGAATTGATTTTTAA
- a CDS encoding helicase C-terminal domain-containing protein, protein MSSQSTILKSFPKEFTPRPLQEKLIEEIQEKINSGAKVVLLSAPTGIGKSLIAASVAGYFGSSFVVTASKHLQDQYTKDMPWFKPNKGMPNFACHKMMEKHGIDLTEKDFAVQNKWTCDMGTCFDKKTKKECNYKPKLSDVAEGKIKQDDCLYYLQKYQSLVSSHSIWNYASYFQMMKYQKEKYAEYLNKKVAIFDEAHRIEDQIIQFVGIDIFERNLNECKIDVENYDLQDIDDVMKLSDGLSESYARQISELEDSSAFAQNPDYEVVQTLENKYKKYAEARSEIYSNKENFILNKPYYDEGGKFRSLSVKPLDISKYVSTFFDHPIQIFMSATIDKESFCENTGFNPEMVEIVDTQVSPFPIENRKVEFTDVKRLSYNSTRDDEQLVIKKIDEIMTKYSDKKGLILTSSKSRCFEILENLSAENKKRIRICHSFNANGKTQDQVVQEHAESANGVLLSSSLWEGVDLKEDMSRFQIVAKAPYPMLSETRTKIKMQKYPLWYKAQAIMKLLQGFGRSIRDYGDWADTYVLDSAAHELLLMNRKMVPHAYHDIIFPSSFKEFLG, encoded by the coding sequence ATGTCATCTCAAAGTACAATTCTTAAATCATTTCCAAAGGAGTTTACTCCAAGACCACTACAAGAAAAGCTCATAGAAGAGATTCAAGAAAAGATCAATTCTGGTGCAAAAGTCGTGTTGCTTTCAGCACCAACAGGTATTGGGAAATCATTAATCGCTGCAAGTGTTGCCGGATACTTTGGAAGCTCATTTGTTGTAACTGCATCAAAACATCTTCAGGATCAATATACCAAAGACATGCCATGGTTCAAACCAAACAAAGGAATGCCAAATTTTGCATGTCATAAGATGATGGAAAAACATGGAATTGATTTAACAGAGAAAGATTTTGCTGTTCAAAATAAATGGACATGTGATATGGGAACATGTTTTGATAAAAAAACAAAAAAAGAATGTAACTATAAACCAAAACTTTCTGATGTTGCAGAAGGAAAAATAAAGCAAGATGATTGCTTATACTATTTACAAAAGTATCAGAGTCTAGTCTCATCTCATTCAATATGGAATTATGCTTCATATTTTCAAATGATGAAATATCAAAAAGAGAAATATGCTGAATATCTGAACAAAAAAGTTGCAATTTTTGATGAAGCACATAGAATTGAAGATCAGATAATTCAGTTTGTAGGAATTGATATTTTTGAAAGGAATCTCAATGAATGTAAAATTGATGTAGAAAATTATGATTTACAAGATATTGACGATGTTATGAAATTATCTGATGGGTTATCCGAATCATATGCAAGACAAATTAGTGAATTAGAAGATAGTAGTGCATTTGCACAAAATCCTGACTACGAAGTAGTTCAAACATTAGAAAATAAATACAAAAAGTATGCCGAAGCACGTTCTGAGATTTATTCAAACAAAGAAAACTTCATCTTAAACAAACCATATTATGATGAAGGAGGAAAGTTCAGATCACTATCAGTAAAACCATTAGACATTTCAAAATATGTTAGTACATTTTTTGATCACCCAATTCAAATTTTCATGTCTGCTACTATAGACAAAGAAAGTTTTTGTGAAAATACAGGATTTAATCCTGAAATGGTAGAGATTGTCGACACACAAGTATCCCCATTTCCAATTGAAAATAGAAAAGTAGAGTTTACAGATGTCAAACGTCTTAGCTATAATTCAACTAGAGATGATGAACAACTAGTTATAAAAAAAATTGATGAGATAATGACAAAATATAGTGATAAGAAAGGGTTAATCTTAACATCATCAAAATCAAGATGTTTTGAAATTTTAGAAAATCTTTCTGCAGAAAATAAAAAGAGAATTCGTATTTGTCATAGCTTTAATGCAAATGGGAAAACACAAGATCAGGTTGTACAGGAACATGCAGAGAGTGCAAATGGAGTTTTACTGTCATCATCACTTTGGGAAGGTGTTGATCTAAAAGAAGACATGTCAAGATTTCAGATTGTAGCTAAAGCACCGTATCCAATGTTATCTGAAACTAGAACTAAAATAAAGATGCAAAAATATCCGCTGTGGTATAAAGCACAAGCAATAATGAAGTTGTTACAAGGATTTGGAAGATCAATTAGAGATTATGGTGACTGGGCCGACACATATGTTCTTGATTCGGCAGCACATGAATTGCTCTTAATGAATAGAAAAATGGTTCCACATGCATATCATGATATTATTTTTCCAAGTTCATTCAAAGAATTTTTAGGATAA